One genomic region from Electrophorus electricus isolate fEleEle1 chromosome 23, fEleEle1.pri, whole genome shotgun sequence encodes:
- the LOC113590099 gene encoding colipase, with product MRALLVLTLCLVAMALATSPDTPEDRGLIFNLKNGELCFISGQCKSSCCHRHSGISLARCAPRAAEKEKCSKKTLYGTYYYCTCENGLKCKGDVSIGGAITNTNFGICVDPQHAN from the exons ATGAGGGCCCTGCTGGTGCTTACTCTGTGCCTGGTAGCCATGGCTCTGGCCACCTCTCCGGATACTCCTGAAGATCGGGGTCTTATCTTCAATCTG AAAAATGGAGAGCTGTGTTTCATCAGTGGGCAGTGTAAGAGCTCCTGCTGCCACCGCCACTCTGGTATCAGCCTGGCCCGCTGTGCTCCACGCGctgcagagaaggagaaatgcTCCAAAAAG ACCCTGTATGGTACATATTACTACTGCACATGTGAGAATGGACTCAAGTGCAAAGGTGATGTTTCCATTGGAGGTGCCATTACCAACACCAATTTCGGAATCTGTGTAGACCCCCAACATGCCAACTAA
- the lhfpl5b gene encoding LHFPL tetraspan subfamily member 5b isoform X2: protein MEKMLPAQEAAKIYHTNYVRNSRAIGVLWAVFTICFSIINVVVFIQPYWIGDSVNTPQAGYFGLFYYCIGNPITTELVCKGSILDFKSIPSEAFKTAMFFVGTAMLLNVGTMVCFSLFFFCSTGSVYKICGWMQTASAVLLVMGCMIYPDGWNSAEVKRMCGERTTKYSLGNCTIRWAYILAIICILDALMLSLLAFTLGNRQESLLPDDFQVDSGEGKNHSSHTQ, encoded by the exons ATGGAAAAGATGCTTCCTGCTCAAGAGGCTGCCAAAATTTACCATACCAACTATGTGAGAAATTCTAGAGCCATCGGTGTTCTGTGGGCAGTTTTCACCATATGCTTTTCCATTATCAACGTGGTGGTCTTCATTCAGCCCTACTGGATCGGCGACAGTGTTAACACTCCACAGGCAGGATATTTCGGCCTCTTCTACTACTGTATCGGTAACCCTATAACTACAGAACTGGTCTGCAAAGGGAGCATCCTCGATTTTAAATCAATTCCATCTGAGGCCTTCAAGACTGCAATGTTCTTTGTAGGCACTGCAATGCTGCTTAATGTGGGTACAATGGTTTgtttcagtcttttctttttctgcagcaCTGGCAGTGTTTACAAGATATGTGGATGGATGCAAACCGCATCAG CTGTACTGTTGGTGATGGGCTGTATGATTTACCCGGATGGATGGAACTCTGCTGAGGTGAAGCGCATGTGCGGCGAACGCACGACCAAATATAGCCTGGGGAACTGCACCATACGCTGGGCTTATATCCTAGCAATCATTTGTATCCTGGATGCACTCATGCTGTCACTCCTTGCCTTCACTCTGGGGAACCGGCAAGAAAGTCTGCTACCTGATGACTTCCAAGTTGATAGTGGTGAAGGTAAGAATCATAGCTCACATACACAGTAA
- the lhfpl5b gene encoding LHFPL tetraspan subfamily member 5b isoform X1, whose amino-acid sequence MEKMLPAQEAAKIYHTNYVRNSRAIGVLWAVFTICFSIINVVVFIQPYWIGDSVNTPQAGYFGLFYYCIGNPITTELVCKGSILDFKSIPSEAFKTAMFFVGTAMLLNVGTMVCFSLFFFCSTGSVYKICGWMQTASAVLLVMGCMIYPDGWNSAEVKRMCGERTTKYSLGNCTIRWAYILAIICILDALMLSLLAFTLGNRQESLLPDDFQDKKKERKNLCLREYNSRQYSTGEQNKPHKTNK is encoded by the exons ATGGAAAAGATGCTTCCTGCTCAAGAGGCTGCCAAAATTTACCATACCAACTATGTGAGAAATTCTAGAGCCATCGGTGTTCTGTGGGCAGTTTTCACCATATGCTTTTCCATTATCAACGTGGTGGTCTTCATTCAGCCCTACTGGATCGGCGACAGTGTTAACACTCCACAGGCAGGATATTTCGGCCTCTTCTACTACTGTATCGGTAACCCTATAACTACAGAACTGGTCTGCAAAGGGAGCATCCTCGATTTTAAATCAATTCCATCTGAGGCCTTCAAGACTGCAATGTTCTTTGTAGGCACTGCAATGCTGCTTAATGTGGGTACAATGGTTTgtttcagtcttttctttttctgcagcaCTGGCAGTGTTTACAAGATATGTGGATGGATGCAAACCGCATCAG CTGTACTGTTGGTGATGGGCTGTATGATTTACCCGGATGGATGGAACTCTGCTGAGGTGAAGCGCATGTGCGGCGAACGCACGACCAAATATAGCCTGGGGAACTGCACCATACGCTGGGCTTATATCCTAGCAATCATTTGTATCCTGGATGCACTCATGCTGTCACTCCTTGCCTTCACTCTGGGGAACCGGCAAGAAAGTCTGCTACCTGATGACTTCCAA gacaaaaaaaaggagaggaagaatCTCTGCCTCAGGGAATATAATTCAAGACAGTATTCCACAGGTGAACAGAATAagccacacaaaacaaataagtag
- the srpk1a gene encoding SRSF protein kinase 1a isoform X2, with the protein MERKVLALQARKKRSKAKKSVKKPPQPPRGVSHQHPPAEPQQQEPDEEILGSDDEEQEDPNDYCKGGYHHVKIGDLYNGKYHVIRKLGWGHFSTVWLAWDIQGKRFVAMKVVKSAEHYTETALDEIKLLRSVRNTDPGDPNREMVVQLLDDFKISGINGTHVCMVFEVLGHHLLKWIIKSNYQGLPLPCVKSIIRQVLQGLDYLHTKCKIIHTDIKPENILMSVDEAYVRRLAAEATEWQKAGAPPPSGSAVSTAPAPKQAPKMSKNKKKKLKKKQKRQAELLEKCILDLEEMAKGPEVGQDEEEEEEEDPQSPKSPLYAPLRHTSIQDFAEEEVIDNPRARLASDASAELNYNGHLPDRQALTEENGDEDDRQKQDHHNANSGPSEEQSQNLYEYCNGACSPGPGLDNHSNGEVKEEEELQASPVMDNHATTRESLKNGNFLVNPLEPQNSDKIKVKIADLGNACWVHKHFTEDIQTRQYRSLEVLIGAGYSTPADIWSTACMAFELATGDYLFEPHSGEDYSRDEDHIALIIELLGMVPCKLIMTGKYSKDFFTKKGDLKHITKLKPWGLLEVLLDKYEWSQEDAEAFTDFLLPMLELVPEKRATAAECLHHPWLAL; encoded by the exons ATGGAGAGAAAAG TTCTCGCTCTACAGGCGAGGAAGAAAAGATCGAAAGCCAAGAAGTCAGTCAAGAA GCCCCCTCAGCCCCCGAGAGGCGTGTCTCATCAGCATCCACCGGCAGAGCCCCAGCAGCAGGAACCTGATGAGGAGATCTTGGGCTCTGATGATGAAGAGCAGGAAGACCCCAATGACTACTGCAAAG GTGGCTACCACCATGTGAAGATAGGAGACCTCTATAATGGGAAGTATCATGTGATCCGTAAGCTGGGTTGGGGTCATTTCTCCACAGTGTGGCTCGCCTGGGACATCCA AGGAAAACGGTTTGTGGCAATGAAAGTGGTGAAGAGTGCAGAGCACTATACTGAGACAGCCCTGGATGAAATTAAGCTGTTAAGATCT GTTAGAAACACGGACCCTGGTGATCCAAACAGAGAGATGGTGGTTCAGCTGTTGGATGACTTTAAAATCTCAGGGATCAATGGAACTC ATGTGTGCATGGTATTTGAAGTTCTAGGACACCATTTACTTAAATGGATTATCAAATCCAATTATCAAGGGTTACCCCTGCCATGTGTGAAGAGCATCATTCGACAG gttctgCAGGGCCTTGACTACTTGCATACAAAGTGTAAAATCATTCATACAGACATTAAGCCAGAGAACATACTGATGAGTGTAGATGAGGCGTATGTGAGGAGGCTGGCAGCTGAAGCCACCGAGTGGCAAAAAGCAGGAGCGCCCCCTCCCTCTGGATCAGCAG TGAGCACGGCACCAGCACCTAAACAA GCAcccaaaatgtcaaaaaacaaaaagaagaagctgaagaagaagcagaagcgTCAAGCAGAGTTGCTGGAGAAGTGCATCCTGGACCTGGAGGAGATGGCCAAGGGACCCGAGGTTGGgcaggacgaggaggaggaggaggaggaggacccACAGTCCCCCAAATCCCCTCTATATGCCCCTCTCAGACACACCTCGATTCAGGACTTTGCTGAAGAGGAAGTAATAG ACAACCCCAGAGCACGGCTGGCCTCGGATGCCTCAGCCGAGCTCAACTACAATGGCCACCTGCCTGACAGGCAGGCCCTAACCGAGGAAAATGGAGATGAAGATGACCGACAGAAGCAGGACCACCACAATGCTAACTCGGGACCCTCAGAGGAGCAATCCCAGAACCTCTATGAATACTGTAACGGGGCCTGCTCTCCTGGGCCAGGCCTGGACAACCACAGCAATGGAGAGgtgaaggaagaggaagagctgcAAGCCAGCCCAGTGATGGACAACCATGCCACAACACGGGAGAGCCTGAAAAATG GGAACTTTCTGGTCAATCCTCTGGAACCACAAAATTCAGACAAGATCAAGGTCAAGATTGCTGATTTGGGCAATGCCTGCTGGGTG CACAAACACTTTACCGAGGACATTCAGACGAGGCAGTATCGCTCCCTGGAGGTACTTATTGGAGCAGGTTACAGCACACCGGCTGACATATGGAGTACAGCTTGTATG GCATTTGAGCTAGCAACGGGCGATTACTTGTTTGAACCCCACTCTGGTGAAGATTACTCCAGAGATGAAG ACCACATTGCTTTGATCATTGAGCTGCTGGGGATGGTCCCATGTAAACTTATAATGACGGGAAAATACTCCAAGGACTTCTTCACCAAAAAAG GTGACCTGAAACACATCACCAAACTAAAGCCATGGGGTCTGCTGGAAGTTCTGCTGGATAAATATGAGTGGTCACAAGAGGATGCCGAGGCCTTCACAGACTTTCTGCTCCCTATGCTGGAGCTCGTCCCTGAGAAACGAGCCACAGCTGCTGAATGTCTGCACCACCCCTGGCTTGCCCTCTAG
- the srpk1a gene encoding SRSF protein kinase 1a isoform X1: protein MERKVLALQARKKRSKAKKSVKKPPQPPRGVSHQHPPAEPQQQEPDEEILGSDDEEQEDPNDYCKGGYHHVKIGDLYNGKYHVIRKLGWGHFSTVWLAWDIQGKRFVAMKVVKSAEHYTETALDEIKLLRSVRNTDPGDPNREMVVQLLDDFKISGINGTHVCMVFEVLGHHLLKWIIKSNYQGLPLPCVKSIIRQVLQGLDYLHTKCKIIHTDIKPENILMSVDEAYVRRLAAEATEWQKAGAPPPSGSAVSTAPAPKQAPKMSKNKKKKLKKKQKRQAELLEKCILDLEEMAKGPEVGQDEEEEEEEDPQSPKSPLYAPLRHTSIQDFAEEEVIDNPRARLASDASAELNYNGHLPDRQALTEENGDEDDRQKQDHHNANSGPSEEQSQNLYEYCNGACSPGPGLDNHSNGEVKEEEELQASPVMDNHATTRESLKNAKLSAGNFLVNPLEPQNSDKIKVKIADLGNACWVHKHFTEDIQTRQYRSLEVLIGAGYSTPADIWSTACMAFELATGDYLFEPHSGEDYSRDEDHIALIIELLGMVPCKLIMTGKYSKDFFTKKGDLKHITKLKPWGLLEVLLDKYEWSQEDAEAFTDFLLPMLELVPEKRATAAECLHHPWLAL from the exons ATGGAGAGAAAAG TTCTCGCTCTACAGGCGAGGAAGAAAAGATCGAAAGCCAAGAAGTCAGTCAAGAA GCCCCCTCAGCCCCCGAGAGGCGTGTCTCATCAGCATCCACCGGCAGAGCCCCAGCAGCAGGAACCTGATGAGGAGATCTTGGGCTCTGATGATGAAGAGCAGGAAGACCCCAATGACTACTGCAAAG GTGGCTACCACCATGTGAAGATAGGAGACCTCTATAATGGGAAGTATCATGTGATCCGTAAGCTGGGTTGGGGTCATTTCTCCACAGTGTGGCTCGCCTGGGACATCCA AGGAAAACGGTTTGTGGCAATGAAAGTGGTGAAGAGTGCAGAGCACTATACTGAGACAGCCCTGGATGAAATTAAGCTGTTAAGATCT GTTAGAAACACGGACCCTGGTGATCCAAACAGAGAGATGGTGGTTCAGCTGTTGGATGACTTTAAAATCTCAGGGATCAATGGAACTC ATGTGTGCATGGTATTTGAAGTTCTAGGACACCATTTACTTAAATGGATTATCAAATCCAATTATCAAGGGTTACCCCTGCCATGTGTGAAGAGCATCATTCGACAG gttctgCAGGGCCTTGACTACTTGCATACAAAGTGTAAAATCATTCATACAGACATTAAGCCAGAGAACATACTGATGAGTGTAGATGAGGCGTATGTGAGGAGGCTGGCAGCTGAAGCCACCGAGTGGCAAAAAGCAGGAGCGCCCCCTCCCTCTGGATCAGCAG TGAGCACGGCACCAGCACCTAAACAA GCAcccaaaatgtcaaaaaacaaaaagaagaagctgaagaagaagcagaagcgTCAAGCAGAGTTGCTGGAGAAGTGCATCCTGGACCTGGAGGAGATGGCCAAGGGACCCGAGGTTGGgcaggacgaggaggaggaggaggaggaggacccACAGTCCCCCAAATCCCCTCTATATGCCCCTCTCAGACACACCTCGATTCAGGACTTTGCTGAAGAGGAAGTAATAG ACAACCCCAGAGCACGGCTGGCCTCGGATGCCTCAGCCGAGCTCAACTACAATGGCCACCTGCCTGACAGGCAGGCCCTAACCGAGGAAAATGGAGATGAAGATGACCGACAGAAGCAGGACCACCACAATGCTAACTCGGGACCCTCAGAGGAGCAATCCCAGAACCTCTATGAATACTGTAACGGGGCCTGCTCTCCTGGGCCAGGCCTGGACAACCACAGCAATGGAGAGgtgaaggaagaggaagagctgcAAGCCAGCCCAGTGATGGACAACCATGCCACAACACGGGAGAGCCTGAAAAATG CTAAATTATCGGCAGGGAACTTTCTGGTCAATCCTCTGGAACCACAAAATTCAGACAAGATCAAGGTCAAGATTGCTGATTTGGGCAATGCCTGCTGGGTG CACAAACACTTTACCGAGGACATTCAGACGAGGCAGTATCGCTCCCTGGAGGTACTTATTGGAGCAGGTTACAGCACACCGGCTGACATATGGAGTACAGCTTGTATG GCATTTGAGCTAGCAACGGGCGATTACTTGTTTGAACCCCACTCTGGTGAAGATTACTCCAGAGATGAAG ACCACATTGCTTTGATCATTGAGCTGCTGGGGATGGTCCCATGTAAACTTATAATGACGGGAAAATACTCCAAGGACTTCTTCACCAAAAAAG GTGACCTGAAACACATCACCAAACTAAAGCCATGGGGTCTGCTGGAAGTTCTGCTGGATAAATATGAGTGGTCACAAGAGGATGCCGAGGCCTTCACAGACTTTCTGCTCCCTATGCTGGAGCTCGTCCCTGAGAAACGAGCCACAGCTGCTGAATGTCTGCACCACCCCTGGCTTGCCCTCTAG